Proteins encoded in a region of the Chlorogloeopsis sp. ULAP01 genome:
- a CDS encoding arylsulfatase — translation MADKKPNILIIWGDDIGISNLSCYSDGLMGYHTPNIDRVAKEGMRFIHYYGEQSCTAGRAAFITGQSVFRTGLSKVGMPGASVGFRAEDPSIAELLKPLGYRTGQFGKNHFGDRDEHLPTMHGFDEFFGNLYHLNAEEEPEHPDYPKPEEFPGFKERFGPRGVLHCWADGNGGQRIEDTGPLTKKRMETIDDEVLVETKRFIGDAKNADEPFFIWFNTTHMHFRTHCKPESKGQAGRAQSEYHDTMIDHDKIVGALLDQLDELGIAEDTIVMYSTDNGPHMNTWPDAGMTPFRNEKNSNWEGAYRVPAIVRWPGRIEAGSVCNGIVSHLDWLPTLLAAAGEPDIKQKLLNGHQVGSKTFKIHLDGYNMLDYWTGKTDKSPRVEFFYFSDDGDLTGLRYDNWKLVFAEQRVTGTLQIWAEPFVLLRCPKMFNLLTDPYERADITSNTYYDWLLDHAFLAVPAQAYVTQFLETFKDYPPRQKAASFSIDQVMEKLEAGLVST, via the coding sequence ATGGCAGATAAAAAACCAAATATCTTGATTATCTGGGGAGATGACATCGGTATCAGTAATCTAAGTTGCTACAGTGACGGACTAATGGGCTATCACACTCCCAATATTGACCGCGTTGCCAAAGAAGGAATGCGATTTATTCATTACTACGGTGAACAAAGCTGTACAGCCGGTCGGGCGGCATTCATTACCGGACAAAGTGTATTCCGCACGGGCTTGAGCAAAGTCGGTATGCCCGGTGCGTCCGTTGGATTTAGGGCTGAGGATCCGAGCATTGCTGAACTGTTGAAGCCATTAGGTTATCGCACAGGGCAGTTCGGCAAAAACCACTTTGGCGATCGCGATGAACATTTGCCGACGATGCACGGGTTTGATGAATTCTTTGGCAACCTTTATCACCTCAACGCCGAGGAAGAACCGGAACACCCCGACTATCCCAAGCCAGAGGAATTCCCTGGGTTTAAAGAGCGGTTTGGTCCGCGCGGAGTGCTGCACTGTTGGGCAGATGGCAACGGCGGACAGCGCATTGAAGACACAGGACCACTAACCAAAAAACGAATGGAAACGATCGATGATGAAGTTTTGGTCGAAACCAAACGCTTTATTGGCGATGCCAAGAACGCTGATGAGCCGTTTTTTATCTGGTTCAACACCACCCACATGCACTTCCGCACGCACTGCAAGCCAGAGAGCAAGGGGCAGGCAGGGCGAGCGCAGTCGGAGTACCACGACACTATGATTGACCATGACAAGATCGTCGGCGCACTGCTGGATCAACTGGACGAACTGGGCATTGCCGAAGATACGATTGTCATGTACAGCACCGATAATGGTCCCCACATGAACACCTGGCCCGATGCAGGCATGACTCCTTTCCGCAATGAGAAAAACTCTAACTGGGAAGGGGCATACCGGGTTCCGGCAATAGTACGCTGGCCCGGCAGGATTGAGGCGGGTTCAGTGTGCAATGGCATTGTCAGTCATCTCGACTGGTTGCCGACGCTGCTGGCGGCAGCCGGAGAACCCGACATCAAACAAAAGCTGCTGAACGGACATCAGGTGGGCAGCAAAACCTTTAAGATTCACCTGGATGGCTACAATATGCTGGACTACTGGACAGGTAAAACCGATAAGAGTCCGCGCGTGGAGTTCTTCTATTTCTCAGATGATGGCGACCTCACCGGGCTGCGGTACGACAACTGGAAACTCGTCTTTGCAGAACAACGGGTAACGGGTACACTCCAAATTTGGGCAGAACCGTTTGTGCTGCTGCGCTGCCCGAAAATGTTTAATTTGTTAACCGATCCGTATGAGCGTGCTGATATTACTTCCAACACCTACTATGACTGGCTCTTGGATCACGCCTTCTTAGCGGTTCCAGCACAAGCATACGTCACCCAGTTCTTAGAGACATTTAAGGACTACCCACCCCGCCAAAAGGCAGCCAGCTTCAGCATCGATCAGGTGATGGAGAAGTTAGAAGCGGGACTGGTAAGCACCTGA
- a CDS encoding HAD family hydrolase produces MSGLPKSLFADPLSSWNQGAVKQSILDFVSRVTTEDSPNFLPPVDRIATFDNDGTLWPEKPIVELYFALTRLEALAAEDPSLKEQQPFKAALERDIPYFLEAGHEAALEVLAKTHANMSQEQFEQEARKFFEVAMHPRLGMPFTQIAFRPMVELLEYLRANQFVTWICSGGTIEFIRIVAPQIYSIPLPQVIGSSFKLEYIEQNGVPIIWRGSEIASYNDRAVKPTNIATRIGKRPVFAAGNVFSGGDIQMLRYSQEQPGASFQLLVHHDDADREFAYDEKNNASLEAAKTYGWTIVSIKNDWKTIFHHPKTD; encoded by the coding sequence ATGAGCGGATTACCCAAATCTCTTTTTGCCGATCCTCTTTCATCCTGGAATCAGGGTGCTGTCAAACAGTCTATTCTCGACTTTGTCAGCCGTGTGACAACAGAAGATAGTCCGAATTTCTTACCTCCAGTAGACCGTATCGCTACTTTTGACAACGACGGCACGCTCTGGCCCGAAAAACCGATAGTCGAGCTATACTTTGCCTTGACTCGGCTTGAGGCACTGGCAGCAGAAGATCCATCACTGAAGGAGCAGCAGCCCTTTAAAGCGGCATTAGAACGGGATATTCCATACTTTCTTGAGGCGGGTCATGAAGCAGCGTTGGAAGTACTGGCGAAAACGCACGCGAATATGAGTCAAGAGCAATTTGAGCAGGAGGCACGTAAGTTTTTTGAAGTGGCGATGCATCCCAGGTTGGGTATGCCATTTACTCAGATTGCTTTTCGGCCAATGGTTGAGTTGCTGGAGTATCTGCGTGCGAATCAGTTTGTCACTTGGATTTGTTCCGGCGGCACGATCGAATTTATCCGTATCGTTGCACCACAAATATACAGTATTCCTTTGCCGCAAGTTATTGGTAGTTCGTTCAAATTAGAGTACATCGAGCAAAATGGTGTACCAATCATCTGGCGAGGAAGTGAGATTGCTTCCTATAATGATCGCGCAGTTAAACCGACGAATATCGCTACACGTATCGGTAAACGCCCAGTATTTGCTGCTGGTAATGTCTTTTCGGGCGGCGATATCCAAATGCTGCGGTATTCGCAGGAGCAACCGGGGGCTTCATTTCAGTTACTAGTTCATCACGATGACGCTGATCGCGAGTTTGCTTACGACGAGAAGAATAATGCATCCTTGGAGGCTGCTAAGACTTACGGCTGGACAATTGTGAGCATCAAGAACGATTGGAAGACTATTTTTCATCATCCAAAAACAGACTAA
- a CDS encoding TetR/AcrR family transcriptional regulator, which translates to MSRGPEKQFDPEVVLTKAMEVFWARGYEAATLSELLEHMGIGKKSLYDTFGNKRSLFLKALDHYAQTEVKSIRDQLLAAGSPLANLERVLKNLQHRHSLPRSQGCMLGTNIADFDTDEAEIAAILRHHLQTLEDAYCTVVAHAQKAGEIIATIDSRSLARLLLCATQGMALIGRVLEDEMLLHDTVEATLALLKAG; encoded by the coding sequence ATGAGCAGAGGACCTGAAAAACAATTCGACCCTGAAGTTGTCCTGACAAAGGCAATGGAGGTGTTTTGGGCAAGAGGATATGAGGCAGCGACCCTTTCCGAACTGCTGGAACACATGGGAATCGGTAAAAAGAGCCTCTACGATACCTTTGGCAACAAGCGATCGCTCTTTCTCAAGGCGTTAGACCACTATGCTCAAACGGAGGTGAAGTCCATTCGAGATCAGCTTTTAGCTGCAGGTTCGCCCCTAGCAAACTTAGAGCGAGTCCTAAAAAATTTGCAGCATCGGCATTCATTACCTAGAAGTCAAGGCTGTATGTTGGGTACGAATATAGCTGACTTCGATACAGATGAAGCAGAAATTGCAGCTATTTTGCGTCACCATCTTCAAACTTTGGAAGATGCCTACTGCACGGTTGTCGCTCACGCGCAGAAAGCAGGCGAAATCATTGCAACCATTGACTCGCGCAGCCTTGCTCGTCTGTTGCTTTGTGCCACTCAAGGCATGGCTTTAATTGGTCGGGTTTTAGAAGACGAAATGCTTCTACATGACACTGTAGAGGCAACATTGGCACTGCTCAAAGCTGGTTAA
- a CDS encoding linear amide C-N hydrolase, whose amino-acid sequence MMKVTTKVISRAMCSALVAVMFEFSLWQPPAANACTRILWNDNKLAVVVGRTMDWPESTEPILTVFPRGMKRDGGLLGSKVVVKENPARWISKYGSVVTTTYGMGTADGLNEKGLGMHMLYLTATDFGSRDRTKAGVQAGLWGQYLLDNAATVKEALALMKQIQPIMVSLDEIKSTVHLAIEDASGDSAILEYVNGKLMVYHGREYLVMTNDPPFDQQLALLKKWNLNFASATRYTPLPGNVSPTDRFVRATYYERFLPEPKNQREAIAGILAIARNVSVPFGAPNNAPGTLYNTEYRTAIDLTNKRYFFEMANSPNVVWIDLTKFNLAPGAPVLVLDPDNIDLSGNVTGKFQRTAKAPF is encoded by the coding sequence ATGATGAAAGTAACAACTAAGGTTATCAGCCGAGCTATGTGCAGTGCACTGGTCGCTGTGATGTTTGAGTTTAGCTTATGGCAGCCTCCTGCTGCCAACGCCTGCACCCGAATCCTGTGGAACGATAATAAGCTGGCGGTCGTAGTTGGACGGACGATGGATTGGCCAGAATCCACTGAGCCGATCCTCACTGTTTTTCCGCGAGGCATGAAACGGGATGGTGGGCTGCTCGGATCTAAAGTGGTTGTTAAGGAGAATCCAGCGCGATGGATCTCGAAATACGGTAGCGTTGTCACCACGACCTATGGTATGGGTACTGCCGACGGCTTGAACGAAAAAGGCTTGGGGATGCATATGCTTTACCTGACAGCCACCGATTTTGGTTCGCGCGATCGCACTAAGGCGGGTGTCCAAGCAGGACTCTGGGGACAATATCTTTTAGATAACGCCGCTACCGTCAAAGAAGCGCTTGCACTCATGAAACAGATTCAACCGATCATGGTCAGTCTTGATGAAATTAAGTCAACCGTGCATCTGGCGATCGAGGATGCGAGTGGAGACTCGGCGATTCTTGAATACGTCAACGGTAAACTCATGGTTTACCACGGACGCGAGTACCTCGTCATGACCAACGACCCGCCATTTGACCAACAGTTAGCGCTTTTGAAAAAGTGGAATTTAAATTTTGCTAGCGCCACTCGCTATACTCCCCTACCGGGTAACGTTAGCCCGACCGATCGCTTTGTCAGAGCCACCTATTACGAACGGTTCCTACCCGAACCAAAAAACCAGCGCGAAGCGATTGCTGGCATCCTCGCGATTGCCCGTAATGTTTCCGTTCCCTTCGGCGCGCCCAACAATGCTCCCGGCACGCTCTATAACACCGAATACCGAACTGCGATTGATCTCACCAATAAGCGTTATTTCTTCGAGATGGCGAATAGCCCCAACGTGGTTTGGATAGATCTCACGAAATTCAATCTGGCTCCTGGCGCACCTGTGCTGGTTCTCGACCCAGATAACATTGATTTATCGGGCAACGTTACAGGAAAGTTCCAGAGGACTGCCAAAGCACCATTCTAA